TTATTATTGCCGCGCGTCCGTCCATGGGAAAATGTTTAAGTAGTGATGCAGAAATTGTGCTTGATGATGGTAGCATTGCCACCATTGAGGAAATATATCATCGTCGTCAAGGGAAGGTTTTAACTCTCACCGATAATTGGCGATTTGGACTAACTCAACCGTCTAATTTTGTGGATGATGGCATTAAGCCAGTATTTAGGGTAAAAACCAAATTAGGGCGTTATATTGAAACGACTTTAACTCATCCTTATCTAACTATTCAGGGATGGCGAAAGTTATCACAGCTACAGGAAGGGGATAAAATTGCCGTGCCTCGTCAGTTGCCAATTTTTGGTGAGGAAACCATGCCAGAGTATCAGGTAAAACTGTTGGCATATTTTATCGGTGATGGTTGTTTAACTCGTAGTTGTCCTCAATTTACTAATTCTAATCCTCTTTTACAACAGGATTTTATTGAATCTATTAGTTATTTTGAAGGGATAAAGGTTAAACGGGAAACATCACAAGATACTCGGATTCCTAGCTTTATTGTCAGTAAAGATTTAGAGTTTATCAAACAAAAAAGGTTATTATTTGCTCAAAATTTAATAACAATTATTAAGAATCATCAATTATCTTCTGTAAAAATAGCTGATTTAATAGGAGTACATCCTTCAGTAATTTCTAGTTGGAAAAAAGGTATTTATGCACCGAATAAGGAGCAATTAAATAAGTTATGTTCTATCTTGAATATAGAGCAACATCAATTATTAGATTCCGAGATAAATTTAATTAATAAAAATCAAAAAAATATAGTTACTTTATGGTTAGAAAGTATAGAACTATGGGGAAAAAATTCCCATGATAAATTGATTCCTGATTCTATCTTTAAGTTATCTAAGTATTTAGTAAGTTTGTTTTTAAATCGTCTTTTCTCTACGGATGGTTGGTTAACGGTTTTAAAAACTAATCAGGTACAATTGGGATATGCTACGGTGAGCGAAAAATTAGCTCGTCAAGTACAGCATTTGTTATTAAGGTTCGGTGTTATAGCTCATTTAAAACAACGTTCTGTTAAGTATAAAGATGGTAAAAATAAACTATGGCAATTGAATATTACTGATGTCAATTCTATTAAGACTTTTATTGATGATATAGGTATTTTTGGCAAAGAAGGGGCTATAAATCGAGCAAAAGAAGCATTAGTAAATAAGAAAATTTATAGAACTAATTGCGATTTAATTCCTTTGGAAATATGGAAAGAAATCGAATTTCATAAAGGGAATGAAAGTTGGTCAAGTTTAGCTAAAAGGGCTGGAATTAAAGGTTATAAAAACATTCATCAAGGAAAACAATGTTTATCGAGAGAAAGATTATTTAAACTTGCTTTTGCCTTGGATAATTTACCTTTACAAAACCTTGCTACTAGCGATATTTATTGGGATGAAATTGTTTCCATTACATACATGGGTGAAAAACAGGTTTATGATTTAACGATTCCCGAAACCCATAATTTTGTTGCCAATGATATTTGTGTTCATAATACAAGTTTTGCTCTTAATATTGCTTCTAATGTGGCAAAACATTCTAATTTAGCGGTGGCAATCTTTAGTTTGGAAATGTCGAGGGAACAGTTGGCGATGCGTCTGTTGTCGGGAGAGGCAAGGGTAGAGAGTAATCGCCTCAAGTCTGGCAGGATTACGGAACAAGAGATGGAGCCTTTGATGAGTGCCATGGGTACTTTGGCGGAGTTACCTATCTATATTGATGATACTGCTAATTTAACGGTGATGCAAATGCGATCGCAAGTTAGACGTTTACAAGCAGAAAAAAAAGGAAAGTTAGGACTGGTACTATTAGACTATCTGCAATTAATGCAGGGAGGGGGTGATAACCGTGTGCAGGAATTGTCAAAAATGACAAGGGCGCTCAAAGGTTTAGCAAGGGAAATTAATGCCCCTGTAATTGCTCTATCTCAGTTGAGTAGGGCAGTTGAGCAACGCACAAACAAACGCCCCATGTTATCGGATTTGAGAGAGTCGGGCTGTTTAAGTGGTGATTCTTTGGTGACAATGGCAGACACTGGGGAAGAAATTCCCATCAAAGACTTGGAAGGTAAATCTGGGTTTGCCATTTGGGCTTTGAATGAAACTACCATGAAAATGGAAAGGGCTTTGGTTAGTAATGCTTTTTGTACAGGTATTAAGCCCGTATGGAGGATAACAACTGAGTTAGGGCGTACTATCAAAGCAACGGCTAACCACAAATTTTTACGGTATGATGGTTGGCAGAGATTGGATTGTTTACAAAAGGGCGATCGCATTTCGCTCCCCCTTGATTTTTTAAAAGTACAAAAACCTAAAAAATCAGAACTTATAAAAGGTAATATTTATTGGGATAAAATTAAGAGTATTGAACTTGTGGGAGAAGAAAAAGTTTATGATCTAACGGTGCCTAATTTACATAATTTTGTTGCTCAAAATTTATATGTTCACAACAGCATTGAACAAGATGCGGATTTAGTGTTAATGTTATATCGTGACGAATATTATCACCCTGACAGTGTTGATCAAGGGGTAGCGGAGGTAATTGTGGCAAAACATCGTAATGGCCCCACGGGATTAGTAAAACTCCTTTTTCGTCCTGAATTAACCCAGTTTTTAAACATGAAAAGAGGGTAACAAATGAAGATAAAAGAACTTATTTTTTATCCTATCAAATCTTGCCGAGGGATTCATCTTTCCCATGCAAAAGTGGGCGACAAGGGGTTATCAGATTATAACAATAGTTTATATTACGATCGCACCTTCATGATCGTTGATGAATCAGGTAAATTTATCACCCAAAGACAACACCCCCAACTAGCCAGAGTTATAGTAACCATTGACGGGGAAAAAATTACCCTCAGTTTTGATAACTCATCCATGGATTCTATTACCTTTACTCCTCAAAATCAGGGTAATATGGTTGAAGTACAAGTATGGGGCGATCGCACCCTAGCCATTGATCAAGGAAAAGAAGTCGCTCAGTGGTTTCAAGAAATCCTCTCGGTGAAAAATTGTCGCCTAGTGAAACAAGACGACTACAACATTCGAGCCATTAACCCCCAATATAGCACCCAATCAAATCAACCCGTCAGCTTTGCCGATGGCTTCCCCTATCTCCTCACCAACACCGCCTCATTAGACTATCTCAATCAAAAATTAGAGGACAAATATCCCCACCAACAGCAACAAATATCCATGGATAGATTTCGCCCTAATATTGTCATTGAAACCGATACCCCATTCATCGAAGACACATGGGAAAATATTACCCTTGGTGAGATAAAATTTAAGATAGTAAAACCCTGTAGCCGTTGCCAAATAACCACCACCAACCAAAAAACAGGTATGGTAAACTCTCTCAATGAACCTTTAAAAACTCTCAGCACTTTTCGCAATATACCCCAACAAGGAATTATGTTCGGGCAAAATATGATCGCCCTTAACCACGGAAAATTAACTCAAAGTCCCCCCCTCTCCCCCTCCCCTTGAAAGGGGAGATGCCCAAAGCAGAGGGGTAGGGGAGATGTCGAAGACAACAGGGGTAGGAATTTAGGGGGCAAAACTTATATTGATATTTCAGCTAATAGAATAAACCTCAAACTTTCATGTTTTTAGAGCATTTATATCTCCAACATTTTCGTAACTATATCCAACAAGAAATAAACTTTACCAGTAACAAAATAATACTACTAGGAGATAACGCTCAAGGAAAATCAAACATACTTGAAGCCGTTGAAATATTATCAACCTTAAAAAGTCATCGTAGTACCAAAGATATAGAATTAGTATATCAAGACCGTCTTTATGGACAAATAAAAGCCTCAGTCAAAAATAAATATGCTGACTATGATTTAGCCATTACTATCCCTGCGAAAGGTAAAAAGGAATTAAAAATAAATCAGGAAAAAGTTAATCGTCATATTGATTTTTTAGGTATTTTAAATACCGTTACTTTTTCTAGTTTAGATATAGAATTAGTGCGAGGATCTCCTGAATATAGACGCAGTTGGGTTGATAGTTTATTGATTCAATTAGAGCCTATTTATTACCAATTATTAAAAAACTATAATCATATTTTAAAACAAAGAAATGCTCTCCTAAAACAGATGAAAAAATCTGGTATTTCGACCATAGAACAAGTACCAGAATTAAAGGCGATCGAGTTAAAATTATGGGATAACAAATTAGCAGAAGAAGGCTCCAGAATAAGTAGAAGAAGAGCAAGAGTATTAAAAAAAATAGAACCCCTAGCCAAGTTTTGGCATAATCAAATTAGCCATAAAACAGAAAAACTAATATTAAATTACGCCCCTAATGTACCATGGAAAAAAGATACTCCCACAGACGTACAAAATGCCATCAAAAGTGAAATTGAACAAAAAAAAATTGCCGAAATCAACTTAGGAAATACCCTCGTAGGACCTCATCGAGATGAAATAGAGTTTATAATAAATAGTAGTTTAGCAAGAAATTATGGATCACAAGGACAACAAAGAACTTTAGTTTTAGCCCTTAAGTTAGCCGAATTACAGTTAATAGAGCAAGTTGTTGGGCAACCACCACTATTACTTTTAGACGATGTCATGGCAGAATTAGATTTAAAAAGACAGGCGCAATTATTAGATTCCCTAGGCGATCGTTTTCAAACTATAATAACAACAACCCACCTAAACTATTTTGAAACTGACTTACTAAATCAAGCTCAGATTGTGAAAGTTGAGGCGGGGAAACTATACTTCTAAGTAAAAAAGTTATGGGTATTGAAATATTATTTTAATGTTTAAATCCCTTTGATAAAAAATGGATCTTACATAATAAAAATAGTTGATAATCAAAACAATAATAGTTTAGCTCTAATTATTCTTAATGGCTGAATACAATCCAAAAAACTTTTTAATTCTGGCAGTAGATGATAATTCTATCAATCGTATCATGCTAGAAAAAATCCTTGCTAAAGCAGGGTATCAAATAAAAGTCCTAGCTGACAGCGAAGAATTTTTAAATATGATTGGTAGTGTCAAGCCAGACTTAATGTTATTGGATTTAATGATGCCAAAAATAGATGGCTTGGAATTGTGCAGACTCATTAAAGCTAAAGCCAACTATAAGGAAGTACCAATTATATTTCTTACGGCCAGTGATTCCAAGGATAATGTGATAGAGGCTTTTCGCTCTGGTGCGGTAGATTATGTTACTAAACCTTTCAATAATGAGGAATTACTGGCAAGGATAAAAACTCATATTGAATTAAAGTTTACTAGAGATCAACTCAGAAAGGCATTAGTTGATCTAGAAAAATTGGCTACTACCGATGAGTTAACGGAAATTGCTAATCGTCGTCACTTTCTCAATCTGGCAACCAGAGAATTTAATATTGCCAAAAGGCAAAAAAGATCATTTTCCATGATTATCTTTGACATAGACCATTTCAAGAATATCAATGATAATTATGGGCATCCTGTGGGAGATATTGCCATTAAGTTGGTTGCCCAAAAGTGTCAGCAATCTATTCGAGGGGAAGATTTATGTGCGAGATGGGGAGGAGAGGAGTTTATTGTTGTGGTGTCTGATACCCTCATTGATGCGGCTAAAAGAGTAGCAAATCGTATTCGTAGGGAAATAGCTTCAATTTCCTTACCCATAGATGATCATAATTTTAAAATTACTGTCAGTGTTGGCATTGCCCAATATCAAGAAAATGATAAAAGTTTAGATCAAATTGTTTCTAGGGCTGACAAAGCCTTATATAGGGCCAAAAATAACGGCAGGAATCAAGTGGTTTTAGAACATGAGTTACTTGATATACCCTCAGAAGAAGTTAAGTGACTGATGTTATGCAAAAGATAATTAATGTTGGTTTGAGGTGTCAGGTGTCAGGTTAAAGAAAAATTTACTGTGAGAAATATGCTCATAGGAGGCAAAATAAACTAAAAGCGAGAATCAATCACGAATATGAGGAAAAAGAATGACAACAAAGCCAATGATAATAGCTCATCGAGGTTTATCCAAAGAAAGTCCAGAAAATACTCTTTCAGCTTTTCGGTTGGCTATAGCACAGGGTGCTGATGGTATAGAAGGAGATTTTCATTTAACCAAGGATAAGCAGATAGTTTGTATTCATGATACAAACACGGCGAGGGTTGCTGATACTAAGTTAATTGTCAGAAATTCTACCCTAGCAGAATTAAAAAAACTTGATGTGGGACGTTGGTTTCATTCAACTTTTAAAAATGAAAAAATTCCGACCCTTGACGAAATTTTAGCTATATTACCTTCGCAAACAAAGTTATTTTTAGAAATAAAAACTGATCCTGAAATTGTGCCTTATTTATTGAGGATTATTACTGATAATAAAGTTAATTTAAATCAGTTGGTTATTATTTCTTTTAATAGTCAGACTTTGAAATATATAAAACAGGAAATGCCAGAGCTAAAAACATTATTATTGTTGAGTCTTAAAACATTAAATGGGATGAAATTATCGAGCTTATCTGCCAATAGATTAATCAAACAATTAGATGATCTTCGTGCGGATGGAATCAGTACTTCTGTTTCTAATTTTCTCAATAAAGGTTACATTTATCAATTTATATCGAGAGGATATGAATATCATTTATGGACTATTGATAATAAAAGAGTTGCTGAACAATTTATGAAAATTGGGGTAAACTCTATTACAACAAATACTCTCAATACTATTCGACAAATTAAGTATTCTCAGATAGAAAATTAATCTTTATCGCTTAATTTAAATTTGTTCTCGGTGATGATTTGATCTTGGTTGATGCTATATTGAACATAATAGCAATACTTAACAAATATTATGGATTCAACAACTATTAAAGAGAAAATAAAGGCGATCGCCTCTAAACGAGAAATGTTAGTGAAACTATCGGAAAAACCAGATTTAGGTAATCTAAAATTAGACGTTACCCAAGCCCTCGATGAACTAGACGAACTGATCCAAGAATTACATCTTACCTTTCCCGAAACCGCTAAAAATTAGTATGATCAGATAACAAAACCCTTTTTATGGGAAAATAGGAGGGGAACATTACAAAACCTGTCAATGAGTAAAATCAAAATTGGTGGTGTCGAACATTTTTATCAGTTAAGCACCCCCCCTGATCAAA
The sequence above is a segment of the Cyanobacterium stanieri PCC 7202 genome. Coding sequences within it:
- a CDS encoding transcriptional regulator, XRE family (PFAM: DnaB-like helicase N terminal domain; Helix-turn-helix; DnaB-like helicase C terminal domain~TIGRFAM: replicative DNA helicase; intein N-terminal splicing region; intein C-terminal splicing region~COGs: COG0305 Replicative DNA helicase~InterProIPR007692:IPR006141:IPR003587:IPR003586:IPR 004042:IPR001387:IPR007694:IPR006142:IPR007693~KEGG: hha:Hhal_0653 DnaB domain-containing protein~PFAM: DnaB domain protein helicase domain protein; helix-turn-helix domain protein~SMART: Hedgehog/intein hint domain protein~SPTR: Protein splicing (Intein) site;~TIGRFAM: replicative DNA helicase) — protein: MDDFTPDLAGSSLPPQNIEAEEIILGGILFDPNAMGKVVDILQPEAFYVQAHRQIYEAARHLYFQGQPIDLMTVSTWLNDQNLLEKVGGNTKIISLLDRTVSAANIERYVPLITEKYIRRLLISTAKEIGELGFDTTKDLDNVLDESEQKIFSLTQARIQEGLVPISSTLLDTFTEIQAFQEKTALPGISSEFYDLDGMTGGFQRSDLIIIAARPSMGKCLSSDAEIVLDDGSIATIEEIYHRRQGKVLTLTDNWRFGLTQPSNFVDDGIKPVFRVKTKLGRYIETTLTHPYLTIQGWRKLSQLQEGDKIAVPRQLPIFGEETMPEYQVKLLAYFIGDGCLTRSCPQFTNSNPLLQQDFIESISYFEGIKVKRETSQDTRIPSFIVSKDLEFIKQKRLLFAQNLITIIKNHQLSSVKIADLIGVHPSVISSWKKGIYAPNKEQLNKLCSILNIEQHQLLDSEINLINKNQKNIVTLWLESIELWGKNSHDKLIPDSIFKLSKYLVSLFLNRLFSTDGWLTVLKTNQVQLGYATVSEKLARQVQHLLLRFGVIAHLKQRSVKYKDGKNKLWQLNITDVNSIKTFIDDIGIFGKEGAINRAKEALVNKKIYRTNCDLIPLEIWKEIEFHKGNESWSSLAKRAGIKGYKNIHQGKQCLSRERLFKLAFALDNLPLQNLATSDIYWDEIVSITYMGEKQVYDLTIPETHNFVANDICVHNTSFALNIASNVAKHSNLAVAIFSLEMSREQLAMRLLSGEARVESNRLKSGRITEQEMEPLMSAMGTLAELPIYIDDTANLTVMQMRSQVRRLQAEKKGKLGLVLLDYLQLMQGGGDNRVQELSKMTRALKGLAREINAPVIALSQLSRAVEQRTNKRPMLSDLRESGCLSGDSLVTMADTGEEIPIKDLEGKSGFAIWALNETTMKMERALVSNAFCTGIKPVWRITTELGRTIKATANHKFLRYDGWQRLDCLQKGDRISLPLDFLKVQKPKKSELIKGNIYWDKIKSIELVGEEKVYDLTVPNLHNFVAQNLYVHNSIEQDADLVLMLYRDEYYHPDSVDQGVAEVIVAKHRNGPTGLVKLLFRPELTQFLNMKRG
- a CDS encoding MOSC domain containing protein (PFAM: MOSC N-terminal beta barrel domain; MOSC domain~COGs: COG3217 Uncharacterized Fe-S protein~InterPro IPR005302:IPR005303~KEGG: mar:MAE_24160 hypothetical protein~PFAM: MOSC domain containing protein; MOSC domain protein beta barrel domain protein~SPTR: Putative uncharacterized protein); translation: MKIKELIFYPIKSCRGIHLSHAKVGDKGLSDYNNSLYYDRTFMIVDESGKFITQRQHPQLARVIVTIDGEKITLSFDNSSMDSITFTPQNQGNMVEVQVWGDRTLAIDQGKEVAQWFQEILSVKNCRLVKQDDYNIRAINPQYSTQSNQPVSFADGFPYLLTNTASLDYLNQKLEDKYPHQQQQISMDRFRPNIVIETDTPFIEDTWENITLGEIKFKIVKPCSRCQITTTNQKTGMVNSLNEPLKTLSTFRNIPQQGIMFGQNMIALNHGKLTQSPPLSPSP
- a CDS encoding DNA replication and repair protein RecF (PFAM: RecF/RecN/SMC N terminal domain~TIGRFAM: recF protein~COGs: COG1195 Recombinational DNA repair ATPase (RecF pathway)~InterPro IPR001238:IPR018078:IPR003395~KEGG: cyc:PCC7424_5273 recombination protein F~PFAM: SMC domain protein~SPTR: DNA replication and repair protein recF;~TIGRFAM: DNA replication and repair protein RecF) yields the protein MFLEHLYLQHFRNYIQQEINFTSNKIILLGDNAQGKSNILEAVEILSTLKSHRSTKDIELVYQDRLYGQIKASVKNKYADYDLAITIPAKGKKELKINQEKVNRHIDFLGILNTVTFSSLDIELVRGSPEYRRSWVDSLLIQLEPIYYQLLKNYNHILKQRNALLKQMKKSGISTIEQVPELKAIELKLWDNKLAEEGSRISRRRARVLKKIEPLAKFWHNQISHKTEKLILNYAPNVPWKKDTPTDVQNAIKSEIEQKKIAEINLGNTLVGPHRDEIEFIINSSLARNYGSQGQQRTLVLALKLAELQLIEQVVGQPPLLLLDDVMAELDLKRQAQLLDSLGDRFQTIITTTHLNYFETDLLNQAQIVKVEAGKLYF
- a CDS encoding response regulator receiver modulated diguanylate cyclase (PFAM: Response regulator receiver domain; GGDEF domain~TIGRFAM: diguanylate cyclase (GGDEF) domain~COGs: COG3706 Response regulator containing a CheY-like receiver domain and a GGDEF domain~InterPro IPR000160:IPR001789~KEGG: cyc:PCC7424_0178 response regulator receiver modulated diguanylate cyclase~PFAM: GGDEF domain containing protein; response regulator receiver~SMART: GGDEF domain containing protein; response regulator receiver~SPTR: Response regulator receiver modulated diguanylate cyclase;~TIGRFAM: diguanylate cyclase); translated protein: MAEYNPKNFLILAVDDNSINRIMLEKILAKAGYQIKVLADSEEFLNMIGSVKPDLMLLDLMMPKIDGLELCRLIKAKANYKEVPIIFLTASDSKDNVIEAFRSGAVDYVTKPFNNEELLARIKTHIELKFTRDQLRKALVDLEKLATTDELTEIANRRHFLNLATREFNIAKRQKRSFSMIIFDIDHFKNINDNYGHPVGDIAIKLVAQKCQQSIRGEDLCARWGGEEFIVVVSDTLIDAAKRVANRIRREIASISLPIDDHNFKITVSVGIAQYQENDKSLDQIVSRADKALYRAKNNGRNQVVLEHELLDIPSEEVK
- a CDS encoding glycerophosphoryl diester phosphodiesterase (PFAM: Glycerophosphoryl diester phosphodiesterase family~COGs: COG0584 Glycerophosphoryl diester phosphodiesterase~InterPro IPR004129~KEGG: gbm:Gbem_3150 glycerophosphoryl diester phosphodiesterase~PFAM: glycerophosphoryl diester phosphodiesterase~SPTR: Glycerophosphoryl diester phosphodiesterase), with protein sequence MTTKPMIIAHRGLSKESPENTLSAFRLAIAQGADGIEGDFHLTKDKQIVCIHDTNTARVADTKLIVRNSTLAELKKLDVGRWFHSTFKNEKIPTLDEILAILPSQTKLFLEIKTDPEIVPYLLRIITDNKVNLNQLVIISFNSQTLKYIKQEMPELKTLLLLSLKTLNGMKLSSLSANRLIKQLDDLRADGISTSVSNFLNKGYIYQFISRGYEYHLWTIDNKRVAEQFMKIGVNSITTNTLNTIRQIKYSQIEN
- a CDS encoding hypothetical protein (KEGG: cyh:Cyan8802_2720 hypothetical protein~SPTR: Putative uncharacterized protein) encodes the protein MDSTTIKEKIKAIASKREMLVKLSEKPDLGNLKLDVTQALDELDELIQELHLTFPETAKN